The following DNA comes from Occultella kanbiaonis.
GTGGCCTCGACGGTGAGGTCGGAGTAGGCGAACGTGGTGTACGTCAGGCCGTGCCCGAACGGGTACGACACCGGCGCCGACGTCGCGTCAAGCCCCCGGTAGCCGATGAAGATGCCCTCGCCGTAGCGCACCACCCCGTGCTCACCCGGGAAGTTCAGCTGTGCGGGCACGTCCGTCAGCCGCTCCGGCATCGACTCCGCGAGGCGGCCCGACGGCGCGGCGTCGCCGAGGATGAGGTCGACGGCGGCGCTCCCGCCCGCCTGACCACCGAGCCAGAGCTCGAGGATCGCGTCGGCCCGCTCCTGCCAGTCGGCGACCGTCACGGCGGACCCGTTCGCCAGCAGCACGACCGTCCGCTCGGCCACGGCCGCCACCTCCGCCAGCAGCAGCGTGTGGCTGCTGGGCAGGTCCAGGTGCGCGCGGTCGTAGCCCTCGGACTCGTCGATCGCGGGCAGGCCGAGGAACAGCACCGCGGTCCTGCCGGTGGCCAGCTCGACCGCCTCGCGGCGCAGCTCGCTGTCGCTGCGCTCCTGCCCGACGGCGCCCGCGGCCTCCGCGAGCGGGTACCCCGGGGCGAAGGGCACGTCGAGGCCCCGCTCGCGCAGGGCGTCGAGCGTGCTGACCAGCCGGGTCGGGTTCACCTGCGAGGAGCCGGCGCCCTGGTAGCGCGGCGTGCGCGCCAGCTCACCGATCACGACGGCGGTCGAGGCGAAGGTCTCGCGATCCAGCGGGAGCACGCCGCCCTCGTTCTTCAGCAGCACCGCAGCCCGGGTCGCGGCCTCATGGGCGAGCGCGTGGTTCGCCTCGAGGTCCGTGGTGCCCGGCTCGGCGAGCGCGGCCCGGGACCGCGCGATCAGGGCGAGCACCCGCGTGACGGCGCGGTCGAGGTCCGCCTCGTCGAGCGCGCCGGAGCGCACCGCCTCGACCACCCGGGCGTCGTTGATCCCGTCGGAGGCGGGCATCTCCAGGTCCAGGCCCGCGGCCACCCCGGCGACCCGGTCGTCCACGGCGCCCCAGTCGGAGACGACGAGCCCCTCGAAGCCCCACTCGGTGCGCAGCACGTCGGTGAGCAACCACGGGTCCTGTGAGGCGTAGGTGCCGTTGATCCTGTTGTAGGAGCACATCACGGTCCAGGGCTCGGCCCGGGTGACGACCTTCTCGAACGCGGGCAGGTAGATCTCCCGGAGGGTGCGCTCGTCGACCTCCGCCGAGACCCGCATCCGGTCGGTCTCCTGGTTGTTCGCGGCGAAGTGCTTGAGCGAGGTGCCCACACCCTTGGACTGGATGCCCTGCACCAGCGGCGTCGCGAGCTCGCCGGCGAGGTGGGGGTCCTCGGCGAAGTACTCGAAATTGCGCCCACAGAGCGGGCTGCGCTTCATGTTGATACCGGGACCGAGGAGCACGGCCACCCCGTTCGCGCGGGTCTCCTCGCCGAGCACCTCCCCGACCCGCCGGAGCAGGTCGGGGTCCCAGGAGGAGCCGAGCCCCGCGGCGGACGGGAAGCACGTGGCCGGCACCGACTCGTTCAGCCCGAGGTGATCCGTCGCCCCCGCCTGCTTACGCAGCCCGTGCGGACCGTCCGTGAGCATCACCGCCGGAACGCCGAGCCGCTCGACGGCCTGGGTGTGCCAGAAGTCCGAGCCGGACAGCAGCGAGGCCTTCTCCTCGAGGGTGAGCTCGGCGAGGAGGCGGGGAATGTCGGAAGCGGTGACGCCCATGTCTGCGGATCCTTCGGATGGGAGGTG
Coding sequences within:
- a CDS encoding glycoside hydrolase family 3 C-terminal domain-containing protein, whose protein sequence is MGVTASDIPRLLAELTLEEKASLLSGSDFWHTQAVERLGVPAVMLTDGPHGLRKQAGATDHLGLNESVPATCFPSAAGLGSSWDPDLLRRVGEVLGEETRANGVAVLLGPGINMKRSPLCGRNFEYFAEDPHLAGELATPLVQGIQSKGVGTSLKHFAANNQETDRMRVSAEVDERTLREIYLPAFEKVVTRAEPWTVMCSYNRINGTYASQDPWLLTDVLRTEWGFEGLVVSDWGAVDDRVAGVAAGLDLEMPASDGINDARVVEAVRSGALDEADLDRAVTRVLALIARSRAALAEPGTTDLEANHALAHEAATRAAVLLKNEGGVLPLDRETFASTAVVIGELARTPRYQGAGSSQVNPTRLVSTLDALRERGLDVPFAPGYPLAEAAGAVGQERSDSELRREAVELATGRTAVLFLGLPAIDESEGYDRAHLDLPSSHTLLLAEVAAVAERTVVLLANGSAVTVADWQERADAILELWLGGQAGGSAAVDLILGDAAPSGRLAESMPERLTDVPAQLNFPGEHGVVRYGEGIFIGYRGLDATSAPVSYPFGHGLTYTTFAYSDLTVEATPVTERTGAGDGVVVVTAVVTNTGGRAGVAVPQLYVGRPDSLIARAPRELRAFARLELAPGASRTVEFALTRRDLSHWDTVTGGWSVEPGTLEISVGASSRDLPLTATVPLEAPVRPVPLTAYSTIGEWVADPAAGPALLEAMGEFGAMFGPDSPEPATAAFLTAMPLVKVPLMGMGGTFTVDDLDALLERFGSRPQAQVTASYATVKRSYTG